Within Kutzneria chonburiensis, the genomic segment CTTCGGCTGGATCTTCACCGAGATGGGCCGGCAGCCCTTCGTGGTCGTGCCCAATCCGACCGGTGTGGACGGTGTCTTCATGTACACCGCGCAGGCGGTGTCACCGGGGGTGTCGGCCGGCCAGGTGCTGACCTCGCTGATCGCGCTGACCGCGGTGTACGGGGTGCTGGCCGTGGTCGAGGTGTTCCTGCTGGTGCGCTACGCCAAGGCGGGAGTGGCCGGCGTGATGCCGCCGGCCGATGAGAAGAAGTCCGACGACGACGTGCTCGCGTTCGCGTACTGAGGAGCCTGCCGTGGACCTGCCTACCCTGTGGTTCTGGGTGATCGCCGTGCTCTGGACGGGCTACTTCTTCCTGGAGGGCTTCGACTTCGGCGTCGGCATGCTGACCCGCCTGCTGGCTCGGGACAACACCGAGCGCCGGGTGCTGGTGAACACCATCGGCCCGGTCTGGGACGGCAACGAGGTGTGGGTGATCGTGGCCATCGGCGCCACCTTCGCCGCGTTCCCGCCCTGGTACGCCACCATGCTCTCGGCCGAGTACCTGCCGGTGCTGCTCATCCTGCTGGCGCTGATCGGGCGCGGCGTGGCCTTCGAGTACCGCGGCAAGGTGGACAGCGACCGCTGGCGGCGCGGCTGGGACCTGGTGATCCTGCTGGGCTCCTGGATCCCGCCGCTGGGCTGGGGCCTGGTCATCACCGGCGTCGCCACCGGGCTGCCGATCGGCAAGGACGGCGTGCTGGTCGGCGGTCTCGGCGCGCTGTTCACGTGGCCGGCGGTGCTGGGGGCGTTGGCGCTGGCCGGATTCAGCCTGCTGCACGGCTCGGTGTTCGTGGCGCTCAAGACCGACGGCGAGATCCGGCATCGGGCGCATGCGCTGGCGCTGCGCTTCGGGCCGCTCCTCCTGCTTCCGATGGCCGCCTTGCTGGTGTTGGTGCAGGTACGCCAGGGCGGTCTGGTGACCATCGTGATCGCCGCGGTCGGGCTGCTGGCCGGGGCCGGTGCGCTGGTACGGCTGGCGGCCAAGCGTGAGGGGCAGGCGTTCGCCCTGCTGGGCTTGGTGATTGCCGCCGCGGTGATGTCGCTGTTCGGCTCGGACTTCCCGGCCATCATCTCGTCCACTGTGGACCCGAGCTTCTCGTTGACCGTGGCCAACTCGGCGTCCAGCCCGTACACGCTGGGCGTGATCACCTGGGTCGCCGCCTTCGGCACGCCGGCCATCTTGGTCTATCAGGGCTGGACGTACTGGGTGTTCCGCAAGCGCATCAGTGCGGCCCACATCCCGCCGGTGCACGTGCCGTGAGCCGCGGACCGCTGGGCGACCTGCCGGCGCTGTCACCGACCACGCGCCGCGCGCTGGTGGTGTGCGGGCTGCTGTCGGTGCTGAACGCCGTGTCCGTGGTGGCGCAGGCGTGGGCGCTGTCCTCGGTGCTCGCGTCCGTGGTCACCGGGCACGGCGACCGGCCGTTCGCCCTGCTGGCCGGCGCGGTGATTGCCCGGTCAGTGCTGGTCTGGGCGCTGGACACGATGTCGGCGCGGGCTGCTGCCGGGGCCAAGGAAGAGCTGCGGGCCCGGGCGCTGGACCGGGCCATGGCGCACGGTCCGGAGTGGATCGCCACGCACGGGCCGGCGGAGCTGACCGTGGTGGCCACCAAGGGTTTGGACGCGCTGGACGCGTACTTCACGCGCTACCTGCCGGCGCTGGTGACCGCGGCCGTGGTGCCGGCGTTGGTCGGCCTGGCCATCCTGGTCACGGACCTTCAGTCGGCGGTGCTGATCGTCATCACGGTGCCGCTGATCCCGCTGTTCGCCATCCTCATCGGCCGGTATACCGAGCAGCGCACGGCCAAGTCGGCCGACGCCACCGCGCGGCTGTCCGGGCACCTGCTGGAGTTGGTGCGCGCGTTGCCCGTGCTGACCGCGTTCGGTCGGGCCGAGGCGCAGGCCGAGGCGGTGCGCCGGGTCGGGGAGCAGCACCGCAAGGCCACCGGAACCACGCTGCGGGTGGCTTTCCTGTCGGCGTTCGCGCTGGAGACCATTGCCACGCTGTCGGTGGCGCTGGTGGCCGTGGACATCGGCTTGCGGCTGGTCGGCGGTTCACTAGGCCTGGCCACCGGGTTGCTCGTGCTGGTGCTGGCCCCGGAGTGCTACCTGCCGCTGCGCGCCGCTGGCGCGGCCTTCCACGCCAGCGAGGACGGCCTGGAGGCGGTGCGCCGCGTCGCCGAGATCGAGCCCGTCGACCAGCACCGCGGCGAGATCGCCGACGGCGAGATCATTGTTGACCGGCTCTCGGTGGAGCGGCGTGGTCAGCTCGCGCCCGACGGGGCGTCGTTCACCGTCCGATCAGGACACATCACGCGCCTGGATTCGCCCAGCGGGGCCGGGAAATCGACCACACTGGCCGTGCTGCTCGGCTTTGTGCGGCCCACGCGGGGCCGGGTAACGGTCGGCGGTGTCGATCTGTCTACAGTGGATTTGTCGACATGGCGACGGCAGGTGGCGTGGGTGCCGCAGCGCCCGGCGTTCAGCGCCGAGATCGTCGCGGACGAGCTGGCGTTGGTCGGCGGCGACCTGGCCGGCGTGGCCGAGCGGATCGGTGCGGCGCACCTGCTGGAGCGGCCGATCGTGGAGCTGTCCACCGGCGAACGGCAGCGGGTGGCCATCGCCCGGGCGCTGCTGCGGGTGGACCAGGGTGCGCGCTGGCTGCTGCTGGACGAGCCGACCGCGCACCTGGACCCGGCGACCGCCGGGCTGGTCATGACGGCCATCGAGGACGCCGCCGCCACCGGCGTCGGCGTGCTGCTGGCCACGCACCGGATCGCCGCCGCCGAGGACGCCGCCGTTGTCGCTGAAGTGGCGTCGGAGGCCACCAAGTCGGATCTGGTGGCGTCGAAGGCCCGCGTCACGGACCTGCTGAACCGTCGGTCCATGATCGGCGTCCTGCTCGGTGTGCTGGCCGTGGGCAGTGGCATCGCGCTGACCGCCACCGCAGCCTGGCTGATCGCCCGCGCGTCCCAGCAACCGCCGGAGGCCGCGCTCGCGGTCGCCGTGGTGGCGGTGCGGGCGTTCGGCCTGAGCAAGGGTGCCTTGCGCTACGTGGAGCGCCTGGTCACGCACGACGCCGCCTTCCGGCTCGGCGGCCGCCTGCGGACCGAGCTCTGGGCGGCGCTGGTCCGCATCGGCCCAGCCCGTACCACCACGCTGCGCCGCACCGACGGCGTGCAGCGCCTGGTCGACGACACCGACACCGTGCGGGATCTCGTGCCCCGCGTGCTGGTGCCGCCGCTGGTCGGCCTGCTGGTGGCCATCGGCGCGGTGATCCTGGAGGCCGCCGTGCTGCCCGCCGCCGGCCTGGTGCTGGCGATCGCGTTGCTGGTGGCCGGCGTCGGCGGGCCGTTGATCGCCCTGGCGGTGGAGCGCCGCGCCACCTCGGCCCTGGCCGCCGGCCGCCGGGACGTGGCCGCCAAGGTGCTCACCCTGTTCGACGCCGCCCCCGACCTGATCGCCTTCGGCGCGGTACGTCGCCGTCGAGCCGAACTCGCCGCCGCGGATGCCGAACTGGCCGCCACCGCTCGCCGGCAGGCGCTCGGTGCTGGGGCCGCAAACGCTCTCGTCACGGCCTCGATCGGCGTGGCGACCCTGATCTGTGCCTGGCTGGCCGCTTCGGCCGCCGGGCTCGACCCGGTGCTGGTGCCGTTGTTGGCGCTGGTGCCGTTGGCCACGACCGAAGCGGTCGCGGCCATTCCCCCGGCAGCTCAGCAGTGGGGTGCCCTCAGGTCCGCACATCAGCGGGTCACTGAGCTGACCGGGACTTGCGGGGAGGGGGCTCGACTCGTCGGGAGAGCCCTTCTCCCCGCAACACCATTCGATTGGCCGGTGTGGACGTGCGGTGGCCGGGGGCAGTGCGGCCGGCGTTGCGTGGCGTCGAGCTGGACGTCCCGGCGGGGAGTCACGTGGCTGTTGTCGGGCCGTCGGGGGCCGGCAAATCCACGTTGATGGCTCTACTGCTGGGATTCCTGGACGCCGATCGAGGCGTGGCGGAGGTACCGGGAGTCGTGTCGTGGTGCCCGCAAGAGCCGCAGCTGGTGTCGACGACGGTGCGAGAGAACCTGCGGCTGGGGGATCCCGAGGCGGACGACGAGCGGCTGCGGGAAGCCTTGCGGGACGCGCAGCTTGGTGCCTGGACCGAGCGGCTGGACGTGGTGGTGGGCACGGGCGGGGCGGCGGTGTCGGGCGGGGAGGCGCAGCGGCT encodes:
- the cydD gene encoding thiol reductant ABC exporter subunit CydD encodes the protein MSRGPLGDLPALSPTTRRALVVCGLLSVLNAVSVVAQAWALSSVLASVVTGHGDRPFALLAGAVIARSVLVWALDTMSARAAAGAKEELRARALDRAMAHGPEWIATHGPAELTVVATKGLDALDAYFTRYLPALVTAAVVPALVGLAILVTDLQSAVLIVITVPLIPLFAILIGRYTEQRTAKSADATARLSGHLLELVRALPVLTAFGRAEAQAEAVRRVGEQHRKATGTTLRVAFLSAFALETIATLSVALVAVDIGLRLVGGSLGLATGLLVLVLAPECYLPLRAAGAAFHASEDGLEAVRRVAEIEPVDQHRGEIADGEIIVDRLSVERRGQLAPDGASFTVRSGHITRLDSPSGAGKSTTLAVLLGFVRPTRGRVTVGGVDLSTVDLSTWRRQVAWVPQRPAFSAEIVADELALVGGDLAGVAERIGAAHLLERPIVELSTGERQRVAIARALLRVDQGARWLLLDEPTAHLDPATAGLVMTAIEDAAATGVGVLLATHRIAAAEDAAVVAEVASEATKSDLVASKARVTDLLNRRSMIGVLLGVLAVGSGIALTATAAWLIARASQQPPEAALAVAVVAVRAFGLSKGALRYVERLVTHDAAFRLGGRLRTELWAALVRIGPARTTTLRRTDGVQRLVDDTDTVRDLVPRVLVPPLVGLLVAIGAVILEAAVLPAAGLVLAIALLVAGVGGPLIALAVERRATSALAAGRRDVAAKVLTLFDAAPDLIAFGAVRRRRAELAAADAELAATARRQALGAGAANALVTASIGVATLICAWLAASAAGLDPVLVPLLALVPLATTEAVAAIPPAAQQWGALRSAHQRVTELTGTCGEGARLVGRALLPATPFDWPVWTCGGRGQCGRRCVASSWTSRRGVTWLLSGRRGPANPR
- a CDS encoding ATP-binding cassette domain-containing protein, giving the protein MAVVGPSGAGKSTLMALLLGFLDADRGVAEVPGVVSWCPQEPQLVSTTVRENLRLGDPEADDERLREALRDAQLGAWTERLDVVVGTGGAAVSGGEAQRLAMARALLRADHASLVLLDEPTAHLDEPTAAALRQRLRERLAGRTVVHVTHRLDEAAEADLLIEVRDGNVRVRKREAV
- the cydB gene encoding cytochrome d ubiquinol oxidase subunit II, with protein sequence MDLPTLWFWVIAVLWTGYFFLEGFDFGVGMLTRLLARDNTERRVLVNTIGPVWDGNEVWVIVAIGATFAAFPPWYATMLSAEYLPVLLILLALIGRGVAFEYRGKVDSDRWRRGWDLVILLGSWIPPLGWGLVITGVATGLPIGKDGVLVGGLGALFTWPAVLGALALAGFSLLHGSVFVALKTDGEIRHRAHALALRFGPLLLLPMAALLVLVQVRQGGLVTIVIAAVGLLAGAGALVRLAAKREGQAFALLGLVIAAAVMSLFGSDFPAIISSTVDPSFSLTVANSASSPYTLGVITWVAAFGTPAILVYQGWTYWVFRKRISAAHIPPVHVP